The Salegentibacter mishustinae genome includes a window with the following:
- a CDS encoding serine hydrolase domain-containing protein has protein sequence MKKNKIMLQQFIVVLTFLVSAVSCSGDENNTDDNGSQVPDPNPDEEVSFDIPEAEPEDLGFNPEKFREVDSRAALMGRLHSLLVIKNDTLVFENYYNNFSEGQASNLKSSSKSILNLLIGIAIEEGFIESIDETLYDYVPEIYNDEMDPRKKEITIEHLMTMTSGLESTSLDNYSAWTNSDDWLRHALELPMEADPGEWYAYSTGDTHLLSAILTEATGMSSLEFAQKYLYEPMDIEVTRWETDPQGYNEGGNNVYVKPYDLAKIGIMVSNGGIYKDQRIVPEDWIEESIKFQVEPQGISRPFEIEGYGYLWWLVKANQYSTYSAIGHGGQYMMTIPELDLIVVLTSLSQGSTPGDHFTDIASLVEDYILASLEE, from the coding sequence ATGAAAAAAAATAAGATAATGTTACAACAGTTTATTGTAGTGCTTACATTTTTAGTGAGTGCGGTTTCCTGTTCTGGTGATGAAAATAATACAGATGATAATGGAAGTCAGGTTCCGGATCCTAATCCCGATGAGGAAGTGTCTTTTGACATTCCAGAAGCAGAACCGGAAGATTTGGGTTTTAATCCCGAAAAATTTAGAGAAGTAGACAGCCGTGCTGCCCTAATGGGGCGTTTACATAGCCTACTTGTAATAAAAAATGATACTCTGGTTTTCGAAAATTATTACAATAATTTTTCTGAAGGACAGGCAAGTAACCTTAAATCATCATCAAAAAGTATACTTAATCTTTTAATTGGAATTGCTATTGAAGAAGGTTTTATAGAAAGTATAGATGAAACTTTATACGATTACGTACCGGAGATATACAACGATGAGATGGATCCCCGAAAAAAGGAGATTACGATAGAACATCTTATGACGATGACTTCAGGCCTGGAGTCTACAAGTCTGGATAATTATTCCGCCTGGACAAATAGTGATGATTGGTTGCGCCACGCGCTGGAATTACCAATGGAAGCCGATCCAGGTGAATGGTATGCCTATAGTACAGGAGATACCCATTTGTTATCAGCTATTCTTACCGAAGCTACGGGAATGAGTTCTCTAGAATTTGCGCAAAAATACCTTTATGAACCTATGGATATAGAAGTAACCCGTTGGGAAACCGATCCACAGGGATACAACGAAGGGGGTAATAATGTATATGTTAAACCTTACGATTTAGCCAAAATAGGCATAATGGTTAGCAACGGCGGGATTTATAAAGATCAACGTATTGTTCCAGAAGACTGGATAGAAGAAAGTATAAAATTTCAAGTGGAACCACAGGGCATTTCAAGACCTTTTGAAATTGAAGGTTACGGTTATTTGTGGTGGCTGGTAAAAGCTAACCAGTACAGCACCTACTCCGCTATTGGCCACGGTGGGCAATATATGATGACAATTCCGGAACTGGATCTTATTGTAGTACTTACTTCTTTAAGTCAGGGAAGTACGCCGGGAGATCATTTCACCGATATCGCCAGTTTAGTAGAAGACTATATCCTCGCTTCACTGGAGGAGTAG
- a CDS encoding SusD/RagB family nutrient-binding outer membrane lipoprotein — protein sequence MIKTKFKYQYLLIFSILLLATGCEDFLDANDDPNKISEEEVEMEVILPTSIYYLADTYFNIAYYTSQYTQQSSSVGNNGPSNQNELSLTSAWVNIYLDGLTSAKTIIDKATEAEAYHYRGIAKVLRVMNIGIATDHWGAIPFDEALMEEENFSPSYNDQSYIYAQIPGLLDDAIADLEMEDNTIYQPGEEDLVYGGDISKWIKLAYTLKARYAIHLTKKGTVDAAQNALDALEHGMESNADDFGLDYSTRTFNPWYAGVVLAGQTGNSNLIVSEQIVEYMDGSSYPYGSAELDNDPRLDIIAFNEAEGEPLIGGINGAGKGNANARFAEDSYYTSQTSPIEMVTYAEHKFIEAEARFLLNGGDARSEGATEEAYQAYLEGIEANMDKVGVSSANANLYLSDASIAVEADNLSLDLIMKEKYLAMFLHPEVWTDMRRYDYNDNVYKDLELPVAHNPFLEGRWVRRVRYPDSEYSRNDVNVQEATKDVSTRLWWDQ from the coding sequence ATGATAAAAACAAAATTTAAATATCAATATCTTCTCATATTCAGTATTTTACTACTAGCTACTGGATGCGAAGATTTTTTGGATGCAAACGATGATCCTAATAAGATAAGTGAAGAAGAAGTAGAAATGGAAGTCATTTTACCAACTTCTATTTACTACCTAGCAGACACTTATTTCAACATTGCCTATTATACGAGTCAGTATACACAACAGTCCTCTTCAGTAGGTAATAATGGACCAAGTAATCAAAATGAACTTTCGCTTACATCGGCCTGGGTAAATATTTACCTAGACGGGCTAACTTCTGCAAAAACCATTATTGATAAAGCAACAGAAGCTGAAGCTTATCATTACCGTGGAATTGCAAAAGTATTAAGGGTAATGAACATAGGGATTGCTACAGACCATTGGGGAGCCATTCCTTTTGATGAAGCTTTAATGGAGGAAGAAAATTTTAGTCCTTCCTATAATGACCAAAGCTATATTTATGCGCAAATTCCCGGTTTACTGGATGACGCTATTGCGGACCTTGAAATGGAAGACAATACTATTTATCAACCTGGTGAAGAAGATCTTGTTTATGGAGGAGATATCTCTAAGTGGATAAAATTGGCTTATACCTTAAAAGCCCGCTACGCTATTCATTTAACTAAAAAAGGTACCGTTGATGCTGCGCAAAATGCTTTGGATGCCTTGGAGCATGGAATGGAAAGTAATGCCGATGATTTTGGACTGGATTACTCTACCAGAACCTTTAACCCCTGGTATGCTGGGGTAGTGTTGGCAGGTCAGACAGGAAACTCCAACCTTATTGTTTCTGAACAGATTGTAGAATATATGGATGGTTCCAGTTATCCATATGGCAGTGCAGAACTGGATAATGATCCACGTTTGGATATCATTGCTTTCAACGAAGCAGAAGGAGAACCCCTTATTGGTGGTATCAATGGTGCCGGGAAAGGTAATGCCAATGCGCGTTTTGCCGAAGACAGTTACTATACTTCCCAGACTTCGCCTATTGAAATGGTGACTTATGCAGAACATAAGTTTATCGAGGCAGAAGCAAGATTTTTACTTAATGGCGGGGATGCCAGAAGCGAAGGAGCTACCGAGGAAGCTTACCAGGCTTACCTGGAAGGAATTGAAGCTAATATGGATAAAGTAGGTGTGAGTTCAGCTAATGCTAATTTATACCTTTCGGATGCTAGTATTGCGGTAGAAGCAGACAACCTTAGTTTGGATCTAATTATGAAAGAGAAATACCTTGCTATGTTTCTCCATCCCGAAGTTTGGACTGATATGCGTCGCTACGATTATAACGACAACGTATACAAAGATCTTGAACTCCCAGTGGCGCACAATCCGTTTCTTGAAGGTCGGTGGGTAAGAAGGGTGAGATACCCGGATTCTGAATATAGTCGAAATGATGTAAATGTACAAGAAGCAACAAAGGACGTATCTACCAGGTTATGGTGGGATCAATAA